Below is a window of Leucobacter sp. Psy1 DNA.
CTTAACGATTCGCGAAGATGCTCGCGTCCACTGTGTAGTTCTCAACGTACAACCGGTACCACCCCCACGAACAACACGTTCCGTGAGCGCGGCCCGAAGACCAACACCCCCAACCAGCACCACCACCGAAGCGATGATCCCAGCAAGAGGGCCTGGGCCTTCAGGACCCAATAGTATGCACTCGTGAAACTTTCACTCACACACCCACACGTTCCGACCAGACCCCGCAAAACGAGGCAGATGTACTAGCACAGGCGAGCAAATCAAAGCTTGCTTTGTCAAATGTTCCACCCATGAGCACTCAGCACCACACATTCGGTGATGATCTGAGCTTTTCTCTGCGCAACCACAAGGGCTGCGAGTTGCTCCTTAGAAAGGAGGTGATCCAGCCGCACCTTCCGGTACGGCTACCTTGTTACGACTTAGTCCTAATCACCAGTCCCACCTTCGACGGCTCCCTCCACAAGGGTTAGGCCACCGGCTTCGGGTGTTACCGACTTTCATGACTTGACGGGCGGTGTGTACAAGGCCCGGGAACGTATTCACCGCAGCGTTGCTGATCTGCGATTACTAGCGACTCCGACTTCATGGGGTCGAGTTGCAGACCCCAATCCGAACTGAGACCGGCTTTTTGGGATTCGCTCCACCTCGCGGTATCGCAGCCCATTGTACCGGCCATTGTAGCATGCGTGAAGCCCAAGACATAAGGGGCATGATGATTTGACGTCATCCCCACCTTCCTCCGTGTTGACCACGGCAGTATCCCATGAGTTCCCACCATTACGTGCTGGCAACATAGGACGAGGGTTGCGCTCGTTGCCGGACTTAACCGAACATCTCACGACACGAGCTGACGACAACCATGCACCACCTGTATAGAAGTGTCCAAAGAGTGAATCATTTCTGACCCGTTCTTCTATATGTCAAGCCTTGGTAAGGTTCTTCGCGTTGCATCGAATTAATCCGCATGCTCCGCCGCTTGTGCGGGCCCCCGTCAATTCCTTTGAGTTTTAGCCTTGCGGCCGTACTCCCCAGGCGGGGAACTTAATGCGTTAGCTACGACACAGAACCCGTGGAACAGGCCCTACATCTAGTTCCCAACGTTTACGGCATGGACTACCAGGGTATCTAATCCTGTTCGCTCCCCATGCTTTCGCTCCTCAGCGTCAGTTACGGCCCAGAGATCTGCCTTCGCCATCGGTGTTCCTCCTGATATCTGCGCATTCCACCGCTACACCAGGAATTCCAATCTCCCCTACCGCACTCTAGCTTGCCCGTACCCACTGCAGGCCCGAGGTTGAGCCTCGGGTTTTCACAGCAGACGCGACAAGCCGCCTACGAGCTCTTTACGCCCAATAATTCCGGACAACGCTTGCACCCTACGTATTACCGCGGCTGCTGGCACGTAGTTAGCCGGTGCTTTTTCTGCAGGTACCGTCACCCGAAGGCTTCTTCCCTACTAAAAGAGGTTTACAACCCGAAGGCCGTCATCCCTCACGCGGCGTTGCTGCATCAGGCTTGCGCCCATTGTGCAATATTCCCCACTGCTGCCTCCCGTAGGAGTCTGGGCCGTGTCTCAGTCCCAGTGTGGCCGGTCACCCTCTCAGGCCGGCTACCCGTCGTCGCCTTGGTGAGCCATTACCTCACCAACAAGCTGATAGGCCGCGAGTCCATCCATCACCGAACCAGTCTTTCCAGCAACTGACCATGCGGTCGCTGCTCGTATCCAGTATTAGACGCCGTTTCCAGCGCTTATCCCAGAGTGATGGGCAGGTTACTCACGTGTTACTCACCCGTTCGCCACTCATCCACCCCAGCAAGCTGGGGCTTCAGCGTTCGACTTGCATGTGTTAAGCACGCCGCCAGCGTTCGTCCTGAGCCAGGATCAAACTCTCCGTAAAAAACTGATGCAACCCCTCCAGCGGAATAAGCCAGAAGAACTGCGAGTTTGACCTGACAAACAGAAACCAATCAAAACTGACGATTTCAATAATTTGTCCAAAAAAGGAATCACCAACACCAACCAAAAATGATCGATGCCGGGGATAATAAATTGGCATTTGACAATCAAGTGCACACTATTGAGTTCTCAAGGACCAGACACCCACCGTAACCCCTCACCAGGGCCTCCGATAGGCAACTTGTCAAGCTTACCAGACTCTCTCACTCACCGCAAACCGTGATTCGCAGCTCATACAACACCAATCCGAAGACCGGCAGGCCGATATTCCCTCACCCCCGAAGCGGTGAAGCTCTCGACCCAGAGAGCAGAAGCGGATCTCCACGATACCCCACCGCACCACAACACACAAGTCATGATCCGAGCAGTACCCGAAGGCTCCTCCCGCGATTCCGAGTGACTCACTTCCGTGTCTCACTCCGTCTCGCTGACAAGGGAATACATTACGCGGGCCCGGCCCCCACCAGCAAACACACCCCGTACGCCGGGCGTGTCTCCGCATAATTCCGCGGATCTGCTCTCTCGAGCCCGGTTCCTGCTTGAATGGTCTCCGTGTCAGATCTCACGGAACACTCGGCTTCCCTCACTCCCCCGCCCTCTCCGGCTGACTTCGGCTTCGATGTCGAACACCGACTCGAGAGCGGAGGCGCGACCGGGAGCGCGGGGCAGCCTCTCGGTAGAACCGGGGTCATTCGGACCCCGCACGGAGACATTCAGACGCCCGCGTTCATTCCTGTGGGAACCAAAGCGACGGTGAAGGCCATGCTTCCCGAGACGGTGTCCCAGCTCGGCGGCCAGGCGGTGCTGGCGAACGCGTACCACCTGTTCCTGCAGCCCGGCAGCGACATCGTGGACGAGGCCGGCGGACTCGGACGGTTCATGAACTGGGACGGACCGACGTTCACGGACTCCGGTGGTTTCCAGGTGATGTCACTCGGGGTCGGCTTCAAGAAGGTGATCTCGATGTCCGAGCAGGCGTACGTCGACGCCGAGGTCATCGCGAAGACGAAGGACCGTCTCGCACAGGTCGATGAGGACGGCGTCACCTTCAAGTCGTTCATCAACGGCGACCGCCATCGCTTCACTCCCGAGATCTCGATGCAGATCCAGCACCGACTCGGCGCGGACATCATGTTCGCCTTCGACGAGTGCACCACGCTCTTGAACACGCGCCCGTACCAGGAGGATTCGGTGGCGAGAACGTCACGGTGGGCGGTGCGCTGCCTCGATGAGCACGCGGAGCAGACGGCTGCCCGTCAGCATCGCCCGTATCAGGCGCTCTTCGGCGTCGTGCAGGGTGCCCAGTACGAGGACCTCCGTCGCCGGGCGGCGCGTGAGCTCGCGGAGATGTCGGGGGCCGAGCACACGGAGCAACGCTTTGACGGCTTCGGCATCGGCGGGGCACTCGAGAAGACCGAGTTGAGCACCATCGTCGGCTGGGTCACCGATGAGCTGCCGGAGGCGAAGCCTCGACACCTGCTCGGCATCTCCGAGCCGGACGACCTCTTCGCGAGCATCGCGGCCGGGGCCGACACCTTCGACTGCGTCGCACCGTCACGTCAGGCACGGGGTGCCACGCTGTACTCGAGCGGTGGCCGGATCAACGCGAAGGCGGCGAAGCACCGCCGTCGCTTCGAACCGATCGACCCCGAGTGCGATTGCTACACGTGCGAGCACACGACGGCGGCGTACCTCCACCACCTGTTCAAGGCGAAGGAGATGCTCGCCTCGACCCTCGCCACGATCCACAACGAGCGATACATCGTGCGACTCGTCGACCAGATCCGCGCAAGCATCGTCGACGGGACGTTCGCTGAGTTCCGTGAGACGGTGCTCGGCCGCCTCTACGGCCCCGAGTTCGCGCGCGAGGCGGCGCTTGCGGCTGGTCGAACTTCGGTCTGACGGGTCTCGGCGCGCCGGACCGCGGCGATCACGCGCGTCGTGATCGGGAGGAGCACCACCTCGGCGAGGCACTTGATCGCGTAGCCGAGGGCGGTGTAGCCGATGAAGTCCCAGCCCTCCAGCACGCCGAAGAAGGCGATGGTGCAGAACACCACCGTATCGGCGAGCTGCCCGGCGAGGGTCGAACCGATGAGGCGCGTGCGCAGGAACCTGCCCGAGGTCCAGCGACGCATCCGGTCGAGTACCCAGGCGTTGATGAGCTGACCCACCAGGAAACCGCAGAGACTGGCGGCGACGATCCGGGGGACGAATCCGAGAATGGTCTCGAACGCCTCCTGGTTCTCCCACCCGTCCGCGGCCGGCGAGAGCTGCGTGACCCAGATGGTGAGCGACGTGAGTAGCGAGAGCGCGAATGCGGTGAAGATCGTTCGTCTGGCGGCCTTCAGCCCGTAGACCTCGGCGAGCACGTCGCCGACGATGTACACGAGCGGGAAGAGGAAGACGCCGCCGTCCACGATGAAAGGCCCGAAGGCGATGAGTTTCACCGCCACGATGTTCGAGATGAGCAGCAGCCCCACGAACGCGGCCGCGACGATCGCGTAGCGGGATCCGACACGGGCAGCGTGCTGCCCTGCCGGCTCAGTCATCGATCTGTCCCACTCCGAGCGCTCCGCGGATCATATCCATGTTCAGGCGCGCGGCGACTCGCGCCCCGTTGCCCGCCGCGATGATGAGCTGCTGCGGTCCGGGCGGCACGATGTCTCCGACCGCATACACCCCGCGGATCGAGGTCTCGCCCTGATCGCTGACCGTGATGAGCCCCCAGTCATCCCGCTCGACCGACTGTGCGTCGAGAAACTCGACGGGTGCGTGCCACCGAGGTCGGATGAACCCCCCGACCCGCGGAATCACCGTCCCATCGACGAGCCGCACTCCGGTCATACCGGCTCGCTCGCCCACGACGTCGTCGATCGCCCGCCGCTCGACGTGGATCCCGATCCGCGCAAGCTGCTCCTCCTGCTCGGGCCGGATCGTGTCGGCTCCGTTGGTGAACACGATGAGGTCGGAGCTGAATCGGCTGATGAGCAAGGCCCGGGCGAATAGGTCGCTGGTCTCGCCGATGAGCACGAGCGGTTTGTCGGTCTTCTCGAACCCGTCGCACTCGACGCAGCTGTGCAGTGCCGTCCCGTAGTAGGCGCGGATCGTCGGCAGCGCCGGCAGTTCCTCCGTGAGGCCCGCCGCGATGAGTACCCGGCGCGAAACGAACTCCACGTCGGCCGCCCCGCGGATTCCGGTGCCCCGAACGCGGAAGCCGATACCGTCGGGGAAGCCGACCGCGAGCGCTTCCGCCTCGCTGAGAGGGGTGATCTCGCGGGTCATCGCCTGCGCGAACGTCGCAGTCGGGTACGCCTCGAACTCTTCCCTGCCGAGCTTGCGCAGCTCGAGCGGGGGCGCCCCGTCACGGGTGAGGAAGCCGTGCGACTGGAGCGTGGCGGAGTGCCTCGGGCGGTTGCTGTCGAGGATCGCGATGCGGCGATTCGCTCGCACGAGCTGCAGTCCAGCCGAGAGCCCTGCAGGGCCCCCGCCGATGATGGCGACCCCGATCGGCAGCTGTTCAACGGCGGTCATGAGGACTATCCCTCCTGCTGGTCGGCCAGGTACGCGCGCAGACGATTGAGACGGCTGAGCGTCTCCTCGCGTCCGAGCAGTTCGAACGATTCGAAGAGCGGCGGCGACACGCGACGGCCCGATGCCGCGACTCGAAGCGGACCGTACGCGAGTCGCGGCTTCAGCCCCATGTCGTCGATGAGTACGACCTGCAGCGCCGCCTGGATCCGCTCGGTCTGCCACTCCGTCTCGGCGACTGCTGTAAGCGCGCGCTCGCCGGCCTCGAGCACGTCCACGGCATCGCCCTTCAGCGACTTGAGCGCGTCGGGTTCGTACGTGAGCGCGTCGCCTGAGACGAACAGGAAGCCGAGCATTCCGACGACCTCGCTCAGGACCGTGACCCGACTCTGCACGAGCGGAACCGCCCGGTGCACGATGTCGAGCTGCTCGGGTGAGGGCTCGATCGGGAGTGCTCCCCCGGCGATGAGGTAGGGCAGGATCCTGGCTTCGAAGTCGTCTTCGGCGAGCAGCCGGATGTGGTCGGCGTTGATCGCGTCGGCCTTCTTCTGATCGAAGCGCGCCGGGTTCGGGTTGACGTCGGCGATGTCGAACGCCGCCACCATCTCGTCACGGCTGAACACGTCCCGATCGGCCGAGATCGACCAGCCGAGCAGCGACAGGTAGTTGAGCAGTCCCTCTGGAATGAACCCGCGGTCGCGATGGTGCAGCAGGTTCGACTCGGGGTCTCGCTTCGAGAGCTTCTTGTTCCCCTCGCCCATGACGTACGGGAGGTGGCCGAACTGCGGAATGGCGGCGGAGACGCCGATCTGCACGAGTGCGTGGTGCAGTGCGATCTGTCGCGGCGTCGACGAGAGCAGGTCCTCGCCGCGCAGCACGTGCGTGATCCCCATCAGGGCGTCGTCGACCGGGTTCACGAGCGTGTAGAGCGGCGCTCCGTTCGGCCGCACGACGACGAAGTCGATGGTCGAACCCGCCGGGAACGTGATGTCGCCTCTGACGAGGTCGGTGAACGAGAGATCCATGTCGGGAACCCGGAACCGGAGAGCGGGGCTCCGCCCCTCCGCGCGGAAGGCGGCACGCTGCTCGTCCGTGAGGTCGCGATCGAAGTTGTCGTACCCGAGCTGCTTCGGCCGTCCGGCCGC
It encodes the following:
- a CDS encoding queuosine precursor transporter, encoding MTEPAGQHAARVGSRYAIVAAAFVGLLLISNIVAVKLIAFGPFIVDGGVFLFPLVYIVGDVLAEVYGLKAARRTIFTAFALSLLTSLTIWVTQLSPAADGWENQEAFETILGFVPRIVAASLCGFLVGQLINAWVLDRMRRWTSGRFLRTRLIGSTLAGQLADTVVFCTIAFFGVLEGWDFIGYTALGYAIKCLAEVVLLPITTRVIAAVRRAETRQTEVRPAASAASRANSGP
- the gltX gene encoding glutamate--tRNA ligase, with amino-acid sequence MSEPTIPQFSSATGSDVRVRFCPSPTGTPHVGMVRTALFNWAYARHVGGTFVFRIEDTDAARDSEESYGQIIDSLRWLGLDWDEGISTDGSSEGGPHAPYRQSQRGEIYREIIERLLAEGYLYESYSTAEEIDARNEAAGRPKQLGYDNFDRDLTDEQRAAFRAEGRSPALRFRVPDMDLSFTDLVRGDITFPAGSTIDFVVVRPNGAPLYTLVNPVDDALMGITHVLRGEDLLSSTPRQIALHHALVQIGVSAAIPQFGHLPYVMGEGNKKLSKRDPESNLLHHRDRGFIPEGLLNYLSLLGWSISADRDVFSRDEMVAAFDIADVNPNPARFDQKKADAINADHIRLLAEDDFEARILPYLIAGGALPIEPSPEQLDIVHRAVPLVQSRVTVLSEVVGMLGFLFVSGDALTYEPDALKSLKGDAVDVLEAGERALTAVAETEWQTERIQAALQVVLIDDMGLKPRLAYGPLRVAASGRRVSPPLFESFELLGREETLSRLNRLRAYLADQQEG
- a CDS encoding NAD(P)/FAD-dependent oxidoreductase, coding for MTAVEQLPIGVAIIGGGPAGLSAGLQLVRANRRIAILDSNRPRHSATLQSHGFLTRDGAPPLELRKLGREEFEAYPTATFAQAMTREITPLSEAEALAVGFPDGIGFRVRGTGIRGAADVEFVSRRVLIAAGLTEELPALPTIRAYYGTALHSCVECDGFEKTDKPLVLIGETSDLFARALLISRFSSDLIVFTNGADTIRPEQEEQLARIGIHVERRAIDDVVGERAGMTGVRLVDGTVIPRVGGFIRPRWHAPVEFLDAQSVERDDWGLITVSDQGETSIRGVYAVGDIVPPGPQQLIIAAGNGARVAARLNMDMIRGALGVGQIDD
- the tgt gene encoding tRNA guanosine(34) transglycosylase Tgt, which encodes MVSVSDLTEHSASLTPPPSPADFGFDVEHRLESGGATGSAGQPLGRTGVIRTPHGDIQTPAFIPVGTKATVKAMLPETVSQLGGQAVLANAYHLFLQPGSDIVDEAGGLGRFMNWDGPTFTDSGGFQVMSLGVGFKKVISMSEQAYVDAEVIAKTKDRLAQVDEDGVTFKSFINGDRHRFTPEISMQIQHRLGADIMFAFDECTTLLNTRPYQEDSVARTSRWAVRCLDEHAEQTAARQHRPYQALFGVVQGAQYEDLRRRAARELAEMSGAEHTEQRFDGFGIGGALEKTELSTIVGWVTDELPEAKPRHLLGISEPDDLFASIAAGADTFDCVAPSRQARGATLYSSGGRINAKAAKHRRRFEPIDPECDCYTCEHTTAAYLHHLFKAKEMLASTLATIHNERYIVRLVDQIRASIVDGTFAEFRETVLGRLYGPEFAREAALAAGRTSV